The stretch of DNA ATATTCATAGATTGGGATGTAAAAACACGATTGTATGTAATTATGATGCTAGAGAATTCCCTAAAGTGATTGGTGGGTTTGATAGAGTTTTATTAGATGCCCCATGTTCTGGTACCGGTGTTATTGCCAAAGATGAATCAGTCAAAGTGAGTCGTACAGAAAAGGATTTTATGCAAATTCCTCATTTGCAAAAGCAGTTGTTATTGTCTGCTATAGATTCAGTTGATGCCCATTCATCTACAGGGGGTGTCATTGTGTATTCTACATGTTCTATCGCTGTAGACGAAAATGAGGCTGTTGTCGATTATGCTTTGAGAAAAAGACCAAATGTTAAGTTGGTGGACACTGGATTGACCATTGGTAAAGAGGGTTTCACATCTTACCGTGGAAAACACTTTAATCCGAAAATTTCGTTGACTAGACGTTATTATCCTCATACCTATAATGTCGATGGATTTTACGTTGCaaaattcaagaaaattgCTCCTTCTCCACACGATATTTCCAAAGCTGGTGCTAAGGAGAAAGAGAATGCCGCTAGAGCAGAAGCTGAAGAAGAGGGTATTATTCATGGAGACTTCGCAGAGTTCGATGACGAAGAAGATAAGGAAATTATGGAAAAGTCAAAAAAGCATAgtttaagaaaaaaaggtATTAACCCTAACGCTACTAAAAAATAGAACCTATTTGTATATCAGATAATAAATACATATTAATGATTCTTTGTAACAGCTTCTCCTCTCctttttcgtttttttttttttttttgtcaacTTTAATCTTTTAAGCAAGCATTACCAAGTCCATGTTCTTTAATATATTCAGGGCCATATTCTtcatattcttcttttgttaCATAGCCATCAGAGCTGTCTTCACTATTTGCCCACTTGTACATACCATGCCATGGATCCAAAATAGGGTCTTTGGCTGTTCTCACATGTAATGGCACTCCCTCTGGAAGGAATGATCTAAAATCTGAcattattctatttttgaaTCCAGGTAAAAGTGATAATCCGCCCGTCAAAAATATGTCCCCCAAAATTTCGTAGGACTGGCCACCTGATGTAAAATTTCCGTCCAATCTACTATTCAACAAATCATCAGCAATCTCACTGATTCCAGCTTGATCAATACCACCAATACTCGGCTGAAACAATATCTCTGGAACCCTGATTCTTTCGACATTCAAGTgcatttgatgatttttaCGAATCATTTCGGGATGGGTAGCAATTTCTTCTGGCAGTAACCCTTCAGCTTGCATTTCAATGGTAATATTTGGGCGAGGACCGTGTATGAATTTGTGAAGTACCAGGTTCTTCCAATCAAACGTTGATGCCGCAGCAAAAGTGTCCTCGTGATGGAAATTTGGATCGTATAACAAAAGCTCCTcttctaatttcaaaatttcacTGTTGATTTGTTCCATTTCTTCCTCAATACTGGAATTTGTTATCTCTCTATACATGTTCCAGTCCTCGTCGTTAGCTCCAAAAGTATCATTTGGATCGTTGTCTATTGTTGCATTGGCATTACGTCTCCTTTTTCGGGATTGAGTTGAAGTTGAGCCATTCTCGTCATTGGCTAAATCAGCAATGTATTTCATTCTTTGTTGTGCAGCAGCAGACTTTCTATCTTTAAAAGattccaataatttttgtttttctttgtatTTGCTAATAGCCTCTGCCAACTTTAAACGCTTGGTTGTACACCAGTCATCCAAATCACGATCACGCCATTCCTGTTgctctttttcaaattgcAATCTggcttcttcttcttgtctttttatttctttattacGTTCTCTGGCTTCAAAATTTGCTTTGTGAAGCTTTTGTTTTCGTTTTTCCTTAATCTGTTCTGCTGTCAACTGGTCGTCTGGTATATCGACCAAAGGCCAAGCACTCGATGGATCAAtttcctcttcttcatGGTCGTCTTCTCCTCCTTGGTTAGCCCTTTTCAAGGATCTTTCTAGAGAACCCATATACTTTTTAAAATCTTCTAGATCATCAAATccattttcaatcaatttagtTTCAAACTCTTCTGGTGATAAAGATGAATTATCTTCTttgaatttagaaaaataCTCCCATTCTTCTTGCTTCTGTGCTAATTTTTCCAATCGTTTTTCTTGAGCCTGTTTCTGTAGTCTTTTACCttgttcttttcttttagcAGCTTGTTCGGctaattcttcatctgtttttttcttctcgGTACTCACATTAATTTCTACTGGTGCTTGTACCACTACATCTTTTGTTTCCAAAACATCCATGTCCAAGATATGTTTAATTTCCTGTTGGTAGTCTTCCAGAATGTAACAATAATCCTTGAATAAGTTGGTAGTATGATAGTTATTCAATTTGCTTGGGAAATATGGATACTTGAGAGCTAACAATTTCGATAGATATTGTTGCAGTTGTTCGCCACCCCAATCAATTCGTTTAGCTTGGGATAATATCCCCCTGCCATTAATTACAGGCATAATACTTGTCAGTTGATTGCCTGCGCCAATGACCAACCCACTCGATTTTCCAGACGAGTTTGcataaaatgaaaataaagaatcAATCCCAAAACTTACTTTAGGAACCTGGTACGCTTCAAACAATAGCTCATACATAGATTTACGTTGGTTGTGTGTACAAGTTATTGGTTCGGTCATCACAATTGGATTATTCAACTTCCCGTTGTCGCTTGTTGCTCCAAGATGTTCAAATGAATAATCTAGAATATATTCAATGTAGTCCCAATTTGTAATTAATGGTCCATCAAAAGGAGTCTTGATTGTTGATCTCAATGCGGAATCACTGTAGACATCATTTCCTATAATCGTTAATGTCTTCATGGCTTTCCTATCTCGATAACGTGAAATTATTCCTggaaaaatattgtttgGTTCTGGAGAGTTCGTTAATCCGACTCTTAAACTGGAGGTTCCCAAATCAATGGCAATTGGAACATCTTGTTGAtagttttgataaaaagGTTCCACTTGGTTGGATCCAAAAACTGCATCTTTAAGTAAATGTATCTCCTGCGGCGGAAATGTTTCTTGTTCCGGTTTCACTTTTGATGGAGCCATGACTTGTAATAACAAACTTTCAAAAGAATTTGCTCTCGATAAACTAagatgttgttgtaaagAGTAAgatgaacaaaaaaaaacgtaATTGTGTGCTCAACTCAAACCAAACTTTGTAAGAAATCTCCTACAAATAGAAAGGTCGTGTTTCTTTGACGagatttattgatttggtGATTTTGGTATAAGTTGCCGGTGTCGATTTGTTGTcgtctttctttttccctCAAAACACCATATTGTTCCTTccaacaactacaacaattTAACgacaattcaaaaaatatgtCAACCGAGGAGAGTCAATTCAATGTTCAAGGTTACAATATTATCACAATCTTGAAAAGATTAGAGGCAGCAACGTCTCGTCTTGAGGACATTACCATTTTCCAAGAGGAAGCAAACAAAAACCACTATGGAGTTGATTCTCTCAC from Candida albicans SC5314 chromosome R, complete sequence encodes:
- a CDS encoding uncharacterized protein (Ortholog(s) have ATP-dependent 3'-5' DNA helicase activity, role in nucleosome mobilization and Ino80 complex localization) codes for the protein MAPSKVKPEQETFPPQEIHLLKDAVFGSNQVEPFYQNYQQDVPIAIDLGTSSLRVGLTNSPEPNNIFPGIISRYRDRKAMKTLTIIGNDVYSDSALRSTIKTPFDGPLITNWDYIEYILDYSFEHLGATSDNGKLNNPIVMTEPITCTHNQRKSMYELLFEAYQVPKVSFGIDSLFSFYANSSGKSSGLVIGAGNQSTSIMPVINGRGILSQAKRIDWGGEQSQQYLSKLLALKYPYFPSKLNNYHTTNLFKDYCYISEDYQQEIKHILDMDVLETKDVVVQAPVEINVSTEKKKTDEELAEQAAKRKEQGKRLQKQAQEKRLEKLAQKQEEWEYFSKFKEDNSSLSPEEFETKLIENGFDDLEDFKKYMGSLERSLKRANQGGEDDHEEEEIDPSSAWPLVDIPDDQLTAEQIKEKRKQKLHKANFEARERNKEIKRQEEEARLQFEKEQQEWRDRDLDDWCTTKRLKLAEAISKYKEKQKLLESFKDRKSAAAQQRMKYIADLANDENGSTSTQSRKRRRNANATIDNDPNDTFGANDEDWNMYREITNSSIEEEMEQINSEILKLEEELLLYDPNFHHEDTFAAASTFDWKNSVLHKFIHGPRPNITIEMQAEGLSPEEIATHPEMIRKNHQMHLNVERIRVPEILFQPSIGGIDQAGISEIADDLLNSRLDGNFTSGGQSYEILGDIFLTGGLSLLPGFKNRIMSDFRSFLPEGVPLHVRTAKDPILDPWHGMYKWANSEDSSDGYVTKEEYEEYGPEYIKEHGLGNACLKD